The following coding sequences lie in one Thermodesulfobacteriota bacterium genomic window:
- a CDS encoding S49 family peptidase, translated as MAKNKPVNLLDLVQDRAWAIYPGKLEEVNARIVQLLEGQTALPPEYRAELEAQARTGMAGDEDDGPAYEVRNGVALIPVRGTLMKRANLFTRFSGGTSYDLLQRDLAEALGDPAVDALLLPIDSPGGTADGVTELARWLREQRGRKRMIGYADGLMASAAYYLGSAVDEVVAAESALVGSIGVVLAHYDYSGAYEKIGVKTTFLHAGAYKVAGNETEALSEEARTYLQGIVDGYYRLFVDDVAASRPLSAEAARNTEARVYLGAQAVAEGLADRVGTLQDAFDLARKRTLFAMGGTAMRSTAELKEKNPELYEAVFAEGRAAAQAQSTQAAEQAAAAATAAERERCLKIFRADADRTVTAEAMEKGTDLAAFFEAAHAAEKAAKAKGLEDLGRRWARARRWPGRRRPRGAPRRRPTSWRR; from the coding sequence ATGGCGAAGAATAAGCCGGTCAACCTGCTCGACCTGGTACAGGACCGGGCGTGGGCCATCTACCCGGGCAAGCTCGAGGAGGTCAATGCCCGGATCGTGCAGCTCCTGGAGGGCCAGACCGCGCTCCCTCCGGAGTACCGCGCCGAGCTCGAGGCGCAGGCCCGCACCGGCATGGCCGGCGACGAGGACGACGGCCCCGCCTACGAGGTGCGCAACGGCGTGGCCCTGATCCCGGTGCGGGGCACGCTGATGAAGCGGGCGAATCTCTTCACCCGCTTCTCGGGCGGCACCTCCTACGACCTCCTGCAACGGGACCTCGCCGAGGCCCTGGGCGACCCGGCGGTGGACGCGCTGCTCTTGCCCATCGACAGCCCCGGGGGCACGGCCGATGGGGTGACCGAGCTCGCCCGGTGGCTGCGGGAGCAGCGGGGGCGAAAGCGGATGATCGGCTACGCCGACGGGCTCATGGCCTCGGCGGCCTACTATCTGGGCTCGGCCGTGGACGAGGTGGTGGCGGCCGAGAGCGCGCTGGTGGGGTCGATCGGCGTGGTGCTGGCCCACTACGACTACTCGGGGGCCTACGAGAAGATCGGGGTGAAGACCACGTTTCTTCACGCCGGCGCCTACAAGGTGGCCGGCAACGAGACCGAGGCCCTCTCGGAGGAGGCGCGCACGTATCTCCAGGGGATCGTGGACGGCTACTACCGCCTCTTCGTCGACGACGTGGCCGCCAGCCGGCCGCTCTCGGCCGAGGCGGCGCGCAATACCGAGGCCCGGGTCTACCTGGGCGCCCAGGCTGTGGCAGAGGGCCTGGCCGACCGGGTGGGCACGTTACAGGACGCCTTCGACCTCGCGCGCAAGCGCACACTCTTTGCCATGGGAGGCACGGCGATGCGAAGCACGGCAGAGCTCAAAGAGAAGAACCCCGAGCTGTACGAGGCGGTGTTTGCCGAAGGGCGCGCCGCGGCCCAGGCCCAGAGCACCCAGGCGGCGGAGCAGGCCGCCGCGGCCGCCACGGCGGCCGAGCGGGAGCGATGCCTGAAGATCTTCCGGGCCGACGCCGACCGCACGGTGACCGCCGAGGCCATGGAGAAGGGCACGGATCTCGCCGCCTTCTTCGAGGCGGCCCACGCGGCCGAGAAGGCCGCCAAGGCAAAGGGCCTGGAGGACCTGGGGCGTCGTTGGGCCAGGGCGCGAAGGTGGCCGGGCAGGAGAAGGCCAAGGGGAGCTCCCAGGCGGCGGCCGACTTCCTGGCGAAGGTGA